The nucleotide sequence aaaaaacttttatttttcacggaAAACGACGTTTCGTTTTTTCGTACATTCCTCGTCTCGAGTACGAATCGTGGcggaaaatatatgtatatatattttttcctcgatatcttcctttcctcttttcttcctttggtTACTTTCGAACGAAGCTTATCGGTGTCCTTCTATCTCGACGAAAGTCACACTTTCTCCCCGAGCATTCTCGCCTCTGTAATTCGCGTTACGTGCATGTCTCCTTCCGATGACTGTTTCATTTGATTTCGTATTCCGTATCTTCACTGTGTATTTCATCAGACGTTCATAACGTTCAtttcgtattttaattttgcaCCGATATGAGCTTTATACGTATGAAGTACGtgtcttcgaagaaaaataattaatcgtcgaAGCAAAcagaattaaaaatcaattgcttttttcttccaaattGGTTTACGCTtgcctatatacatatacgcgtaTTACACTCGCGTATGTGTgcttgtgtgtgtatatatatatatacacacacacatatatttatatatatatatatatatatatatatatatatataattggcGTGTGATTAAAACATTCGAAAAATTACACGATTACTTTGCTAAGCTTTCGATCAATGCGGATATCCTTATTACATCCTGCTCGCGTTCCTCCTTCGTATGCGGACGATAGAATACGAATAATGCTATCCGGTATCTTTCCGGTCCCCTTTTACACGCCAAAAGTAGACTTCCTATTTggctgaaaaaaaagaaatatagatcgttctctcttcgaaCATAGCTGCTTTATATACAccgagatagataaatacgtTTCGAGCGAGTCTATTTGCGTCATgtagatgaagaaaaagagagtaggtaaatatacgaagaaaaggaaagcgtgagtatatatatatatatatatatatatatatatatatatatataaagtgtgTATAAATCTGTTCGTGGTAACTTATACACGATAGGTGTAGGTATGTATTATCACCGGCTTCGATACGTTTATCGTAACCTCGAAGAAATGTtagaaatatacttattaatcGCGTTAGGATTAAATGGTCAAAGTACGAGTTAGATTTttaaaggatcgatcgattcctCGGCGTTCCACTTCTTGACGACGAAGTGACACGTGTTGCATTAGTTTTGCCGAGCCCCGATTGGAAGAATCGTACGTTGTGAAcgtcaacgaaaaaaaaagaaaaaaaaaatgataacaaaGAAACTATTTCTCTAGCATACAGgttgaaaattttcgaaatttttacacCAGCGTCTTTAccacaattttcattttcgctttagagattattattaattaatgtttttattttaggaAAACGATTGATTAATAGCACGGTACCTCTTTCCttaatcgtttaaatcgaataaaatgtaCGACGTGAAGAAATTGTACTAACCGGAATAACGATGATCGACGAACGATGCCGCCGAAACGCAACCGAACCGTCGCGTGGCGTTCCGGACTATCCCGAACGGCCGACTAAGCGTTCTCATCGAAACGAAACTTTCCATTGGGATATGTGTGAGCTCGATATCTTGTTAGAGCGGTGGCCTCTACAAGTCCGACAGGTGTGAACCGAAGGAACGCCCCCAGCTAACGGGGTCCGATGATCGTATGTATTGTACGTTGTCCGTCGATTCGTTTAGAAGTTAGAAGTGAAtgtaccttttctttttctctatcatgttaatcattaataatattatcacattAGAATCTCCTTtactattccttttttctaactCGTATCCaatcgttttctattttcatatttattaaataattcatcccgttcgaatcgaaattatttcatttctttattaattctcacttaaaaaaaatgtttggatTTCAAATGAAACCCGAAATGTTTTGCATAACTTGCAAGGATTTGcataatatattctatcttctttttttttccttcgtgtAATTAAATGTGTACAAGATTTATGACGAGTTTGACAGTTAATGgacataatatatacttttaagaTTCTTCCAAAggtaataaattcgattttaaaatcgaaagaaatctaTATATTACTTGTTTATGGAACATCAATGATATTGTTTCTTaagacttctttcttttctttttttttctaacggtGTTCCAAACGTTTAGAAACTACGTAATATGATTATAGACTATGCCGTAGTTATCACATCGTTCGTATCATATCATAACgataattaaagtaataataaataatcgtgaTGATGACAATGTAGAAATTCTTCCttcttgtatattttttccttcgtaaaataattaatcgcaAATTCGAATAGTATTAAATTTCTgttatgattttcttttctttttgtttttaacggAACACTGCGACGTgcgattgaaaattatattttcgtcgaaatattatataatcgtttGTAACATTTCAGTAacgtagaaaaaaggaaaactttgttattgaatttgaataaatcgaCTAACGTACGTTGCTCCTTGTCCTTCCTTTCCTTGTTATATTTCTCATCGTCCTCGACGTACACCTACGACGCGACGTCTTTTTCATTCGAGTCATGCCGGAATTTTCAAGGACGCGTGCTCACCGCGATGACTAATCTCGTCGACGAACAACTTTGATATCGATTCGATTGATACGATATGATGaagtttttcattatttttttctcttgttctttttctctttctttctctttctatagaaACGATGCACgttctatattatttcttagaacgatcctttgaaattcttttttttcgatcattgTCATCGCGATACGACACGATCGATTATCTTCGTCGGTAAAATAGGAATCCTTTGTAATAGATCGTCCTTCAACACTTTTCGCTCGATCTTAAGAtcgaacatatatattctGTCCATTTATTTACGTTCACTTCAAACTCATGTGATTAATGAATGTAATGTATGATAATTgtgatgaaatttatttaacactGAGGCAAATAACATAGTATCGAACACTTTTTTACGAGCTTTTTTATTAACGTCAAAGGCAAATGATCTCGGTATGACTTCGAAGAATCAACTGAAGAGAACGGGTTATCTgtatgatgataaaaaatcgATAGCATCTcaaatttgtatatgtatatatccatgTGATACgtgtaagtatatacatacgtacacaaaTACGATTCCTTTTGAAGTAGTCCtgtgaataattttttcaagtaGCAAATCATAAAATCTTGTATGAAAACgaacaattaaatttataacaagCACCCAATCTAACGTCTTTATTCGTCGAGTTATACATTTATGAGTattatgtgtacgtgtgttgttatgtatgtgtatgtgtgtgtatttatacgTTTGCGTGATAGAGTACTGCTCTTTATATTGAATATGTTTTGATTATAGacaaatataatgtaaaatttatcgtaataaCGCCTCTAACATTCGTGCTTTCACAATATACGTTTATTGAAATGTTTCATTTGATTCATTTTATATGTCAATTTTATCTTAGAGTAATAGCACCTTTACTTcggaagatagaaaaacaaataaacgatattactCAATGCCAAAATTGACATTTgacagatataatataatatttctctttaagatacaaaatatttcaatgttattcTCTATATTGTATCAATAATACAATAGTAACATGTggacttaaaaaagaaaaagaaaaaaggctatattactattatccaTAGTCATATTCGTCTCGTGATTGTTctaataatgaatttataagataaataagtCACAATGATCGCAAATGTAAATTGAAGATATTTGGAAACACTGTGTCTAAGTCTTAGAACGATACTAATTTACGAAAATAAAGTGTATATTTCGTGCATAATGTTTTAAGTTTATGTTAAACAAGTGAAGATTTGAATGTAATTAAGATATAACTTAGGAAAACATCTGTTGAATATTTGTAGCTATTTCTGGTGGTAATTCGGTGTAGACAGAATTCCAATCGTTCGGGAAATCTCGTTGCGCAGATCGCACAAACTCCATTACAAGGTTTCTTGCTtctgtttaaaagaaaaataacgataattattaatgagaaGTGATAATACTACAATTAACAGTTATGTGAgttctatttattaataatctaggactatgattttattaattttattaatatcattaaattattatttattaccctataataatataataaattattaaaatgtaccATCGTCGGTAGTTTTTCCTTCTTGCAAAACGCTGATTGCAACTTGAAGTAATGCACGCATGTGAGATTGTAATATGTTATGACCAGCCTGATATAAGGTTAAAATACTTCTAAAAACAGCCTTGTTTTCTTGAAAATCTTCTTTCAATGGTAATTGATTGACAAACACTGGAAAAACTTGGTCCAATGGCAAAATTCCATAGTTCACAATAATTAAGCGTGCTATTGCACCTAGAACGTTATCTCGAGCACCTACGTGCGATTCTTTAGCAATAGCACTTGATAAGACTTGTAAAATGTCAGGATAGTGACTATGATATTGATAATAaggagtatatatatatatatagatagatataacggtataataataataaaatgtaaagaacAAACTTTATTAAAAGGATACGAATAAACAGCTTCTTTACCATGGAAGGCAAGTTCACCGATTCCAAATATTGCATTATTACGAACGTCAGCATTAGAGTCATTAGTAAACTTCAAAAAAGTAGGAAGAAGTTGCGGTACAAAGGCTGCTACAGCATGTTCAAGTCCAGAAAAACATTCGGACATCATACCAACTGCAAAAGATCTTTGTGCATcggatttgttttttttctatagaaaaagaaagttaaattatattaaattaattaaaaattataacaaaacaTGCAACAGAGACTCACCGATCTTTCTATAAGCATTGGTAAAACTACTTGAAAGTAAAGAGCAAAGTCTTCAGAAGAAATGGCTTTTCCAAGATTCGAAAGTACATCACCTGCACATTCGACTAACAGTTCGTCTTGTTCTGCCTCGATCTCTAcaccctctccttcttcttgaTCTTGACATTTAGTCTTAcctttagaaataaaaatgataaaaatgacatCATATTATAATTCTAAAACCAATACATTACAAAACACTGCATTTATAAAATCCATTATACCTGACATAACATCTGTTATGCAATTCATAATAGCATATTTATGACCTTCGCCAATAACAACAtcagattttatttctttaagtaGCTCTGAATATGCATCCAGCCCACTCATAGCTACCGTTCTCTCATCGTCTAACCTAATTAATTCTGATAGTTTTGGAACAAAAACTGACAGAGCCTTAAATAATGACTGTCTGCCTtcattagaattaattttggAAAAGTTGATACAAAATTGCAACAAAGCCTCTATAGCTGCCTTTCGAATATCTTCTTGGGgatagttaattaatttaaagacCTCTTCGAATGATTTCTCAAGATATGGTAAAAATGCTTCCCTGTAGCAACagaaattttaatcttttgaaATGGCATGTTTTTCTaaattcgttaaatattgtatatcgatgaaagaatttaaattattgaatttttaaataaatttagaaaacgatgtaataatataagatatcaAAACCTTACTCTGTATATTGCGCAATCTCTTTGAGTGCCATGATtgcctcttctttttcttcgatataagCATTTTCTACACTGTAACCTGCTACATCGTCATCATCTCCGTCTTCTTCATTATCtgtattttctatatcttcttcatcatcattttcatcGCTAAGATCTTCATATATCGGAAAAGCAGTTGTTTCATCTTCTTTAAAGTGAGGCTGCGAAAAGCATTCGATACTGAATGATAAActcaaacattttttatgcAAACGTCGAATACTTACCACTATACCTTCAGAACTTTGTATACTGTTTATCGCATACTCAACAATTTGAGGTAATGCCATagctatctcttttttcataactGTGCTGATCGAAGCAAATAAGCCATAAATAGATTTTCGCAAATCAGGATCTTCAGTTtcctttaataatttcaatccaAATTCTAGAGATCTAGTAGCAAGCGGAGCAAAATGCTCATCCCCTATTGTTCTAGCAATTACTCCAAGAGTATCTGTAATTTAAATATGTGTgctacatattatattataatatctgcAATAATTTATATGCACATTAAGATTTAcataatatgatttttaaacCAACCAACAGCTTGAATTTGAAGACACATAGTTTCATCTGTTTGTTTTTCCGTAAGGTAACCGttaagaatagaaataattttttcaaaataaggCAACATGTGTTCCTTACTAGCATAGGCTGCTGAGCCAATGGCACTAAGTGATAATTCTTTTACATGTACCGAAGTTTCTGCgcttaaaatttcaaaaagccTTTCCATCAAAGTAGGTAAATATGGTAATAaactttcatttaaattttcacAAAACATTTCAAGAGCGTAAaacattcgatcgatcgatggcggttcttttttctcttgtctgATAAGAGCACATACTTGACCAAGATACTCGAATAGAAGTGGAAGTAATTCAGACGAATATTGAGATATATCTGGTTGTAAATGTTCAGAAAATTGACCAAGCGCAAAAAGAGCAGCATTTCGTACGACAGGCGCAGCATCGGTAATTCCTTGACAAATGCAACGCAAAAAAGATTCTAGATACTTGGTTCGAATATGCTCAGAACAACCTTCAGCAAGTACTGCCATAACTAAATATGATGAtttttttgcataaatatCAGAACCTTGAAGACTTGGTTCAATATGCTTCAACTATAAGAGCAGAAAGAtagttacatttttatttataatctttatatttaaatgaagatTTTGTATAAAACATTTGTATATCATACCAAATGTGGAATTAGTTTTTCAGGAGGTAAATGCAAAGCTAATGTATCCAATGTTTGAGTTGCACAAGTAATAGGTGTATTATCTTCATTCTCTCCACTGAAATAAACTTcctcgttatcatcatcagGACGAGACGACATAAGTGCAAACAatgtatctataaataaatgctGGTTTAGtgtaatataaaaggaaaacattggatatacaaatatatacgaatttattctaataatcgaataataataattcgaattcTTACTAATAATCGATTCAACCAATTTGTGTTTAACAAGGGCCTTTTTTTTGGTTCTTGCAAGCCAGCCAATAAAGCTAATTGCTTTAACTCGAAGAGGATCGGATAAAGATTTGTTATTGATGATGGCAAGGCACAGATTAATAAGTGCCCTCACATGTGGCGCTATCACGGTAATTTCATTTTCGCATAATTCATCTAATAATTCAAAACATGTTGTAGCTTTATCTTCGTCAACTTCTGCTAAAGCTAATATTGTTGCCATTATTTGTATCATCATACGttgataaacatttattatctaAAAGCACAATTAATTGTCACTATAGTAAGAGATTTAAATGTCTATGCAATACAATGTATACAgtaacatataaatttattttgtacgtACATTCTGATTACCTTCAACCAAaggaattaaattttgtaatgtTTGTATAACATAATATGCAATAGGATTTCCTAACTCTTGAAGACTATTTAGCGtctgagaaagaagaatgacaAGTGATTCTGCATAAACGAAATATGCACTTGGTGCTATCTCTGTCATAGTGGCCAATGTATACATACCTAACTGTAATTAAATGTCTTTCAtcgataaaaagtttattaaccaCTGAATTTATTAAACACCAAGAGAACGGTAATTACCTCTTTGTCAAATGTATTTTCACTTGTAACTAATTGTTGCACAAACCGTAAGACTTCTGGCCAATCGTTATTAGGTAGTTCGTGTTTAACTATGGTACCTATTAATTGAACTATAGCATTTTTTACAAACTTTTCTGATTCATTGCATAGTGCCtaagtaaaagaataattgaaaattgaacaaatattttgtacttaattaaatatacaatataatttttaatgaaaaataatgatatatacttACTGGTAGGATCATTGTCTTAAAATCAGTACGTATGTTTTCTGGTAATTCTGTCCAATGTTTTCCTTTGTTATAACGTTTTCTAAGTAAAACCGCTGCATATTGCCTGATCTAaagatatttgttatatatgatatttgtaaaatatatgaacgTGACAGTACATTttcaataaacaaaaatacaatattacacACTTGGGGATTTGCAGAAGATACAACGAGTTGGCACAAAGCAGGTGTACTTTCAGGTTTCTTGAACGCTTTTCGAAGTTCTGCAGTGCcctatatataagaaatttaaggtatgagaaatagatattttatgttatcAGTATTCCTTAGGATGatctatagaatatataatttcttttgagAACGGTTATTTTCAATAAGAGATACTTTACAAGAATACTTATATGATACTTATTAGGATATAATTTAtagtgtaagaaagaaaaggttaAGTACATTGAGGAAATTTTTTCATGGAGAAATTAGACAACTTTTACTTTGCAAATGTTTTATACaacaagaaaaatgtttttaaaaataagaaattaatgtcaacatatgataaattttagaaaattaccTATTTACAAATTAACACGTGTTTTTACAGTGtttctaattatattaaagTTAATTGACATCTTGTCAACTGATTTATTCATACCTCTTGTATAGTAGCGTTATCGGCTACGAGAAGCTTCAATAGTATTTGCTCCATTAGCAAATATTAACgtaacaataaaaagattCTTCCGACAAAAATTAGTAATGAAAAGCACAGATTTATCGCTACCGCTAAAACGATTCGTTAGTAATGTCCGTACGGCGCTCTTCAGGCACATGCGCAATGCGGACCAATCGTGTCCAAGTATAGTACTTACCTTTAATATAATTTGCAGTTGATATCgatgtaatttttatcgaagaattcTATTATTATGACCCTTGAATTGCGTTTACGTAACATCAAACATACAAGTTATCGTACAAGGAacttaaataaaagatttttcattacttctttttttattttgctaactaatttttataacaagtCGATGAacttaaaattacttttttttttaaactgtGTGCCTGTATAATGTAAATCACGAAGCATGTAATTTGATTTCGTCTAAGAGTACCACATCATCGAGAtcagtttattattttagagcgagccctatctctctctctttctctctctctctctctctctctgtctgtctcttcctctctctctctctctctctgtctgtctctccctctccct is from Vespula vulgaris chromosome 22, iyVesVulg1.1, whole genome shotgun sequence and encodes:
- the LOC127071684 gene encoding importin-4-like, producing the protein MEQILLKLLVADNATIQEGTAELRKAFKKPESTPALCQLVVSSANPQIRQYAAVLLRKRYNKGKHWTELPENIRTDFKTMILPALCNESEKFVKNAIVQLIGTIVKHELPNNDWPEVLRFVQQLVTSENTFDKELGMYTLATMTEIAPSAYFVYAESLVILLSQTLNSLQELGNPIAYYVIQTLQNLIPLVEGNQNIINVYQRMMIQIMATILALAEVDEDKATTCFELLDELCENEITVIAPHVRALINLCLAIINNKSLSDPLRVKAISFIGWLARTKKKALVKHKLVESIINTLFALMSSRPDDDNEEVYFSGENEDNTPITCATQTLDTLALHLPPEKLIPHLLKHIEPSLQGSDIYAKKSSYLVMAVLAEGCSEHIRTKYLESFLRCICQGITDAAPVVRNAALFALGQFSEHLQPDISQYSSELLPLLFEYLGQVCALIRQEKKEPPSIDRMFYALEMFCENLNESLLPYLPTLMERLFEILSAETSVHVKELSLSAIGSAAYASKEHMLPYFEKIISILNGYLTEKQTDETMCLQIQAVDTLGVIARTIGDEHFAPLATRSLEFGLKLLKETEDPDLRKSIYGLFASISTVMKKEIAMALPQIVEYAINSIQSSEGIVPHFKEDETTAFPIYEDLSDENDDEEDIENTDNEEDGDDDDVAGYSVENAYIEEKEEAIMALKEIAQYTEEAFLPYLEKSFEEVFKLINYPQEDIRKAAIEALLQFCINFSKINSNEGRQSLFKALSVFVPKLSELIRLDDERTVAMSGLDAYSELLKEIKSDVVIGEGHKYAIMNCITDVMSGKTKCQDQEEGEGVEIEAEQDELLVECAGDVLSNLGKAISSEDFALYFQVVLPMLIERSKKNKSDAQRSFAVGMMSECFSGLEHAVAAFVPQLLPTFLKFTNDSNADVRNNAIFGIGELAFHGKEAVYSHYPDILQVLSSAIAKESHVGARDNVLGAIARLIIVNYGILPLDQVFPVFVNQLPLKEDFQENKAVFRSILTLYQAGHNILQSHMRALLQVAISVLQEGKTTDDEARNLVMEFVRSAQRDFPNDWNSVYTELPPEIATNIQQMFS